A stretch of the Streptomyces sp. NBC_01428 genome encodes the following:
- a CDS encoding type I polyketide synthase, which produces MTNDSNADVLDYLKRTSIELIETRNRLKEVTEAAAEPIAVVGVACRYPGGATSPEALWDLVREGADVVSAFPEDRNWDLGHLADPDPGRPGTSSTRSGGFLYDAGDFDADFFEINPREALAADPQHRLLLETSWESLERAGIDPHTLHGSSTGVFAGLAYFGYGNHFDTPESIAGYAQTGSLLSVASGRISYALGLQGPALSTDTACSSSLVAVHQAVRSLRNDECGLALAGGVTVMAMPQVFREMSRQRGLSQDGRCKAFADAADGTGFAEGVGMLVLERLSDARRNGRRIWAVIRGSAINQDGASNGLTAPSGPAQQRVIRAALADARVKAGDVDAVEAHGTGTTLGDPIEAQAVLATYGQDREADRPLWLGSLKSNIGHTQAAAGVGGIIKMIMAMRHGVLPRTLHVDRPSTHVDWTAGAVQLLTEARDWTGTPERPRRAGVSSFGASGTNAHLILEQAPQEQPAPPARDTPSDSTGTTPGPDARQPSFTGDVTAWPVSARSEQALRAQAGRLRDFAAAGSPPPDLADVGWSLAASRARFEHRAVVLGRTRDELLDALTALSRGEESAAVVRGVAGEPGGTAFMFPGQGSPWAGAARQLYATFPVFARSLDEVCAHFDAHLPVDLRSVLLAEEPAGRERTDVAQPALFALQVSLYRLLTAHLPAPDRLIGHSVGEIAAAHVSGALTLDDAARLVAARGRIMQTVTEHGAMLAVRATEAHLAPLLAPYGRTGIAAVNGPESVVVSGLREEVHALRDQLVAAGTSAKLLPVDHAFHSPLMDPVLAEFGQAVAGLAAGTTAIPVVSTRLGREATAEELASVAHWVDHVRAPVRFHDAVECARAAGTRVFVEVGPGATLTGMTQEAFAHQGVDDALVLSAARRDRGGPQALITLLALLHVHGHPVDLGALSGPRRTLDLPTYAFQRRRYWLDFQAGTQSPDLAAAGLTAPGHPLLGAVLDHPTTGESVFSDLWSLRTHPWLADHSVFGAAVVPATAYLDLALSVGDRLGCPAVEELSLEVPLILPDPGGIQVRLVAGAPDESGRRSLDVYARPDGADTDPAAGGWTRHAMGTLAPPTTVAAQDAGLPAVWPPPGATALPIEGLYDSLADAGFDYGPTFRGLREVWRRGTDLFALATLPVSGDTSAGDGFALHPALFDSVLHAVVAGGVIEVTGEQGWMPFSWSGADLTATCGPTVKVRLSPAGEGAVAVTVADEHGRTLARIRALTFRPASPEQVHAAHGSRHQPLYELQWHPAPPAAGEPARPADPATGGRYAVIGTPDGLAGHLTAVDGRTTAHTGLDDVLTGPPPAHIVLCPDDAISLGADPLTALRDTAGHTLGHIQRFLAEETLAASTLVICTRLAQDTGTGEHVTSLTGASVWGLIRSAQTEHPGRFRLLDIDDDPASLARVPDALTLAEDQLALRAGTVLLPRLAPAAPAAHRIDPPAPGPHRLGIPTRGTLENLTWVPCPEVEAPLASGQVRIAVQAAGLNFRDVTIALGLVDRTALDAGLGSEGAGIVLDVADDVTRLAPGDRVTGIFPGAFGRVAVADHRLLTPIPDAWSYAEAASVPSTFLTAYYALFHVNRLQKGQRILIHAAAGGVGMAAVQLARHVGAEIYATAGRAKWPALRALGLDDEHLASSRDLDFAPKFLTSTAGRGVDVVLNSLAHAFVDASLRLLPHGGHFTEMGKTDIRDPQQIAADHPGVRYQAFDLYEAGPDALQDMFRCVMDLFTDGHLHLNPVAVRDVRDARAAFREMSQGRHTGKLVLDVGGTLGGGTVLITGGTGGVGSMMARHLVAEHGVRSLVLASRRGSTADGTAALVADLQEAGADVHVAAVDITDRTAVAALLAGLPGGRPLTAVVHAAGVLADATVESLTPDHLDRALDAKAGGALNLHELTQDRPLSAFIHFSALAGTLGTAGQANYAAANAFLDALAAQRHAAGLPTTSLCWGWWEQSSAMTEDLHGADLARLRRMGIAPMPTAEALALFDAARASGRPVLVPARVDLAALRRRSADELPLLLRELATAGRPRPAAGTPRQAGEAGLTGRLTALPEDQAHAAAADWIRDQVAIVLGHPSGAAVDADQAFTQLGFDSLTAVELCNRLAATTGLRLPSTLVFSYPTPRELGRHLVGLLRPEPDPQADAAADARIRQILHTLTPDRLREAGLLDQILACADPLTPDPGPHPADPDPDTGADELSDLDLEALVDLALDER; this is translated from the coding sequence ATGACCAACGACAGCAACGCCGACGTCCTCGACTACCTCAAGCGGACATCGATCGAACTGATCGAGACCCGCAACCGCCTGAAGGAGGTGACGGAGGCGGCCGCCGAACCCATCGCGGTGGTCGGCGTCGCCTGCCGCTATCCCGGCGGCGCCACCTCCCCGGAAGCCCTGTGGGACCTGGTGCGCGAGGGCGCGGACGTGGTGTCCGCCTTCCCCGAGGACCGCAACTGGGACCTCGGGCACCTCGCCGACCCGGACCCCGGCCGGCCCGGCACCTCCTCCACCCGCTCGGGCGGATTCCTCTACGACGCCGGGGACTTCGACGCCGACTTCTTCGAGATCAACCCGCGCGAGGCACTCGCCGCCGACCCCCAGCACCGGCTCCTGCTGGAGACCTCCTGGGAGTCCCTGGAACGCGCCGGCATCGACCCGCACACCCTGCACGGCAGCAGCACCGGCGTGTTCGCCGGCCTCGCCTACTTCGGATACGGCAACCACTTCGACACCCCCGAGAGCATCGCGGGCTACGCCCAGACCGGCTCCCTGCTGAGCGTGGCCTCGGGCCGGATCTCCTACGCGCTGGGCCTTCAGGGCCCCGCCCTCTCCACGGACACCGCCTGCTCCTCCTCCCTGGTGGCGGTGCACCAGGCGGTGCGGTCGCTGCGCAACGACGAATGCGGCCTCGCGCTGGCCGGCGGCGTCACCGTCATGGCGATGCCGCAGGTGTTCCGGGAGATGTCCCGCCAGCGCGGCCTGTCCCAGGACGGCCGCTGCAAGGCGTTCGCGGACGCCGCCGACGGCACCGGATTCGCCGAGGGCGTCGGCATGCTCGTCCTGGAGCGGCTCTCCGACGCCCGCCGCAACGGCCGCCGCATCTGGGCGGTGATCCGCGGCTCCGCGATCAACCAGGACGGCGCCTCCAACGGACTGACCGCACCCAGCGGCCCGGCCCAGCAGCGCGTCATCCGCGCCGCCCTGGCCGACGCCCGGGTCAAGGCGGGCGACGTGGACGCGGTGGAGGCCCACGGCACCGGCACCACACTCGGCGACCCCATCGAGGCCCAGGCGGTCCTGGCCACCTACGGCCAGGACCGGGAGGCGGACCGCCCGCTGTGGCTGGGCTCCCTGAAGTCGAACATCGGCCACACCCAGGCGGCCGCCGGGGTGGGCGGCATCATCAAAATGATCATGGCGATGCGGCACGGGGTACTGCCCCGCACCCTGCACGTCGACCGCCCCTCCACCCACGTCGACTGGACGGCCGGCGCGGTACAGCTCCTCACCGAGGCCCGCGACTGGACCGGCACACCCGAACGGCCCCGCCGGGCCGGGGTGTCCAGCTTCGGCGCGAGCGGCACCAACGCCCACCTCATCCTCGAACAGGCCCCCCAGGAACAACCCGCACCCCCCGCACGGGACACGCCCTCCGACAGCACCGGGACGACACCCGGGCCCGACGCCCGGCAGCCCTCCTTCACGGGCGATGTGACGGCATGGCCGGTGTCGGCCCGCTCGGAGCAGGCACTGCGCGCCCAGGCCGGCAGACTGCGCGACTTCGCCGCCGCAGGCAGCCCGCCCCCGGACCTCGCCGACGTCGGCTGGTCACTGGCGGCCAGCCGCGCACGCTTCGAGCACCGCGCGGTCGTCCTGGGCCGCACCCGCGACGAACTCCTCGACGCCCTCACAGCACTCAGCCGGGGCGAGGAGTCCGCCGCCGTGGTGCGCGGCGTCGCCGGTGAACCCGGCGGCACCGCCTTCATGTTCCCGGGCCAGGGCTCCCCCTGGGCCGGCGCGGCACGGCAGCTGTACGCCACCTTCCCCGTCTTCGCCCGCAGCCTCGACGAGGTCTGCGCACACTTCGACGCCCACCTCCCCGTCGACCTGAGGTCCGTCCTGCTCGCCGAGGAACCCGCCGGCCGCGAACGGACCGACGTCGCACAGCCGGCCCTGTTCGCCCTGCAGGTCAGCCTCTACCGGCTCCTGACCGCCCACCTCCCGGCCCCGGACCGCCTGATCGGCCACTCGGTCGGCGAGATCGCCGCCGCGCACGTGTCCGGCGCCCTCACCCTGGACGACGCCGCCCGCCTGGTCGCCGCCCGCGGACGGATCATGCAGACGGTCACCGAACACGGCGCCATGCTCGCCGTCCGTGCCACAGAAGCCCACCTGGCCCCCCTGCTCGCCCCCTACGGGCGGACCGGCATCGCGGCGGTCAACGGCCCGGAGTCGGTGGTGGTCTCGGGCCTGCGCGAGGAGGTCCACGCCCTGCGCGACCAGCTCGTCGCCGCCGGCACCTCGGCGAAACTCCTCCCCGTCGACCACGCCTTCCACTCCCCGCTCATGGACCCCGTCCTCGCCGAGTTCGGGCAGGCCGTCGCGGGACTGGCCGCCGGCACGACGGCGATCCCCGTCGTCTCGACACGGCTGGGCCGCGAGGCCACCGCCGAGGAACTGGCCTCCGTCGCCCACTGGGTGGACCACGTCCGCGCACCCGTCCGCTTCCACGACGCCGTCGAGTGCGCCCGCGCGGCCGGCACGCGCGTCTTCGTCGAGGTCGGCCCGGGAGCCACCCTCACCGGCATGACCCAGGAGGCCTTCGCCCACCAGGGCGTCGACGACGCGCTGGTGCTGTCCGCGGCCCGCCGCGACCGCGGCGGACCCCAGGCCCTGATCACCCTCCTCGCCCTTCTGCACGTGCACGGCCACCCGGTCGACCTCGGCGCCCTGTCCGGCCCCCGCCGCACCCTCGACCTGCCCACCTACGCCTTCCAGCGCCGGCGCTACTGGCTGGACTTCCAGGCCGGCACCCAGAGCCCCGACCTCGCCGCCGCGGGCCTGACCGCCCCCGGACACCCCCTGCTGGGCGCCGTCCTGGACCACCCCACGACCGGCGAGAGCGTCTTCAGCGACCTGTGGTCCCTGCGCACCCACCCCTGGCTGGCCGACCACAGCGTGTTCGGTGCGGCCGTCGTCCCCGCGACCGCCTACCTGGACCTGGCCCTGTCCGTCGGCGACCGCCTCGGCTGCCCCGCCGTCGAGGAACTCTCCCTGGAAGTACCGCTGATCCTGCCCGACCCGGGCGGGATCCAGGTACGGCTCGTCGCCGGGGCCCCGGACGAGAGCGGCCGCCGCTCCCTGGACGTGTACGCGCGCCCGGACGGCGCCGACACCGACCCGGCGGCCGGCGGCTGGACCCGCCACGCGATGGGAACGCTGGCCCCGCCCACCACCGTCGCGGCCCAGGACGCGGGCCTGCCGGCCGTGTGGCCGCCGCCCGGCGCCACCGCGCTGCCCATCGAGGGCCTCTACGACTCCCTGGCCGACGCGGGCTTCGACTACGGCCCCACCTTCCGCGGACTGCGCGAGGTGTGGCGCCGCGGCACCGACCTCTTCGCGCTGGCCACCCTGCCCGTCTCCGGCGACACCTCGGCCGGCGACGGCTTCGCCCTGCACCCGGCCCTGTTCGACTCCGTCCTGCACGCGGTCGTCGCCGGCGGCGTCATCGAAGTGACCGGCGAGCAGGGCTGGATGCCCTTCTCCTGGTCCGGCGCCGACCTCACCGCGACCTGCGGGCCCACCGTCAAGGTCCGCCTCTCCCCGGCCGGCGAAGGCGCCGTCGCGGTGACCGTCGCCGACGAACACGGCCGCACCCTCGCCCGCATCCGCGCCCTCACGTTCCGCCCGGCGAGCCCCGAACAGGTCCACGCCGCCCACGGCAGCCGCCACCAGCCGCTCTACGAACTGCAGTGGCACCCCGCCCCGCCCGCCGCCGGCGAACCGGCCCGCCCCGCCGACCCGGCCACCGGGGGCCGGTACGCCGTCATCGGCACCCCCGACGGCCTGGCCGGCCACCTCACCGCGGTCGACGGGCGCACCACCGCGCACACCGGCCTGGACGACGTCCTCACCGGCCCGCCCCCCGCACACATCGTGCTGTGCCCGGACGACGCCATCTCCCTCGGCGCCGATCCGCTCACCGCCCTGCGCGACACGGCAGGACACACGCTGGGCCACATCCAGCGCTTCCTCGCCGAGGAGACCCTCGCCGCCTCCACCCTGGTCATCTGCACCCGCCTGGCCCAGGACACCGGCACCGGGGAGCACGTCACCTCCCTGACCGGCGCGTCCGTATGGGGCCTGATCCGCTCCGCCCAGACCGAACACCCCGGCCGGTTCCGCCTGCTGGACATCGACGACGACCCGGCCTCCCTGGCCCGCGTCCCGGACGCCCTCACCCTCGCCGAGGACCAGCTCGCCCTGCGCGCCGGCACCGTCCTCCTGCCACGCCTGGCGCCGGCCGCGCCCGCCGCCCACCGCATCGACCCCCCGGCCCCCGGCCCGCACCGCCTGGGCATCCCCACCAGGGGAACACTGGAGAACCTGACCTGGGTGCCCTGCCCCGAGGTGGAGGCACCCCTGGCGAGCGGACAGGTCCGCATCGCCGTCCAGGCCGCCGGCCTCAACTTCCGCGACGTCACCATCGCACTGGGCCTGGTGGACCGCACCGCACTGGACGCGGGCCTGGGCAGCGAAGGCGCCGGCATCGTCCTGGACGTCGCCGACGACGTGACCCGCCTGGCACCCGGCGACCGCGTCACCGGCATCTTCCCCGGCGCCTTCGGCCGCGTCGCCGTCGCCGACCACCGCCTGCTCACCCCCATCCCCGACGCGTGGAGCTACGCCGAAGCGGCCTCCGTGCCCTCCACCTTCCTGACCGCCTACTACGCCCTCTTCCACGTCAACCGGCTCCAGAAGGGGCAGCGGATCCTCATCCACGCCGCGGCCGGCGGCGTCGGCATGGCCGCCGTCCAGCTCGCCCGGCACGTCGGCGCCGAGATCTACGCGACCGCGGGCCGGGCCAAGTGGCCCGCCCTGCGCGCCCTGGGCCTGGACGACGAACACCTCGCCTCCTCCCGCGACCTCGACTTCGCACCGAAGTTCCTCACCTCCACCGCCGGCCGCGGCGTGGACGTCGTCCTGAACTCCCTGGCCCACGCCTTCGTCGACGCCTCCCTGCGACTCCTGCCGCACGGCGGCCACTTCACCGAGATGGGCAAGACCGACATCCGCGACCCCCAGCAGATCGCGGCCGACCACCCCGGAGTCCGCTACCAGGCCTTCGACCTCTACGAGGCCGGCCCCGACGCACTCCAGGACATGTTCCGCTGCGTCATGGACCTGTTCACCGACGGCCACCTCCACCTGAACCCGGTCGCGGTCCGTGACGTCCGCGACGCCCGGGCGGCGTTCCGCGAGATGAGCCAGGGCCGCCACACCGGCAAACTGGTCCTGGACGTCGGCGGCACCCTCGGCGGCGGCACCGTCCTGATCACCGGCGGCACCGGGGGAGTGGGCTCGATGATGGCCCGCCACCTGGTGGCCGAACACGGGGTGCGCAGCCTCGTCCTGGCCAGCCGCCGCGGCAGCACCGCCGACGGAACAGCCGCCCTGGTCGCCGACCTCCAAGAGGCGGGCGCCGACGTCCACGTCGCCGCCGTCGACATCACCGACCGCACCGCCGTTGCCGCCCTGCTGGCCGGCCTGCCCGGCGGCCGCCCCCTGACCGCGGTCGTCCACGCCGCCGGCGTCCTGGCCGACGCCACCGTCGAGTCCCTGACCCCCGACCACCTGGACCGCGCCCTGGACGCCAAGGCCGGCGGTGCACTGAACCTGCACGAACTGACCCAGGACCGCCCCCTGTCGGCGTTCATCCACTTCTCCGCCCTGGCCGGCACCCTGGGCACCGCGGGCCAGGCCAACTACGCTGCTGCCAACGCCTTCCTGGACGCCCTGGCCGCACAGCGCCACGCCGCGGGTCTGCCCACCACCTCACTGTGCTGGGGCTGGTGGGAACAGAGCAGCGCCATGACCGAGGACCTGCACGGCGCCGACCTCGCCCGGCTGCGCCGCATGGGCATCGCCCCGATGCCCACCGCCGAGGCACTGGCCCTGTTCGACGCCGCCCGCGCGAGCGGCAGACCCGTCCTCGTCCCGGCCCGCGTCGACCTCGCGGCCCTGCGACGGCGCAGCGCCGACGAACTGCCGCTCCTGCTGCGCGAGCTGGCCACCGCCGGCCGCCCCCGCCCCGCGGCGGGCACACCCCGGCAGGCGGGCGAGGCCGGTCTGACCGGCCGGCTGACCGCCCTGCCCGAGGACCAGGCCCACGCCGCGGCCGCCGACTGGATCCGCGACCAGGTCGCCATCGTCCTGGGACACCCCTCCGGCGCCGCCGTCGACGCCGACCAGGCCTTCACCCAGCTCGGCTTCGACTCCCTGACCGCCGTCGAACTGTGCAACCGGCTCGCCGCCACGACCGGACTGCGCCTGCCCTCCACCCTCGTCTTCAGCTACCCCACCCCCCGCGAACTGGGCCGCCACCTCGTCGGCCTGCTCCGCCCCGAACCCGACCCGCAGGCCGACGCCGCCGCCGACGCGCGGATCCGGCAGATCCTGCACACCCTCACACCCGACCGCCTGCGCGAGGCAGGCCTCCTCGACCAGATCCTGGCCTGCGCCGACCCCCTCACCCCCGACCCCGGCCCCCACCCGGCGGACCCGGACCCGGACACGGGCGCGGACGAACTGTCGGACCTGGACCTGGAAGCACTGGTCGACCTGGCCCTGGACGAGAGATGA
- a CDS encoding type I polyketide synthase: MTTNPAERTADGADRVQRALRTLLEERDRLRQENDALKAGHGEPIAVVAMACRYPGDVSSPEDLWEVIHEGRDVVGAFPTDRGWRDVYDPDPDTVGTSYVRHGGFLSDVAGFDADFFGISPREALATDPQQRLLLETSWEAFERAGIVPATVRGTDVGVFTGVSSSEYGSRFLEGQKNGLEGYVLHGSTLSVASGRVAYEMGLTGPALSVDTACSSSLVALHLAAQSLRAGECSLALAGGALVMSTTELFVEFSRQKGLAPDGRCKSFAAGADGTGWAEGVGVLLLEKLSDARRNGHPVLAVVAGSAVNQDGASNGLTAPNGRAQENVIRKALANARVSAREVDLVEAHGTGTVLGDPIEAGALLAAYGQDREPGRPLWLGSLKSNMGHAQAAAGVASVIKAVQAIRHRHLPRTLHVDAPSPHVDWTAAGVELLTRGRRWDKPQGPRRAGVSSFGVSGTNVHVILEEAPEDSEPAPHSEPAPQPGRGARADAQSGPAPAAGVAGGLVPWVVSAKSAAALEQQAARLRDATAADTGVDLAAVGWSLLSSRSRFEHRAVVLGRTRAELLDGLTSLSRGQDSPGVVRGRAGTPGGTVFVFPGQGSQWVGMGRRLYDTFPAFAHCLDACAEALAEWTDWSLLDVLRATDGAPGLDRVDVLQPALFSVMVSLAALWRSWGVEPAAVIGHSQGEIAAAHVCGALSLRDATKIVALRSKALVDLIGHGAMASVAAPEQTVQEKIAPWSGQVSVAVVNGPRSVVVSGEPEALDEFIEKMNAEGTQARRISVDYASHSHHVTRVREQVLGPLTDLTPRTSTVPFCSTLYGEVIDTTRLNAGYWYDNLREKVQFATSVRKVADDGFRVFIEMSPHPVLTVPVQESVEDLDDALVLSSIRRNRDEVASVVANLAQLHVQGGPADLTPLFGTRHRVDLPTYAFQHRRYWLDSTRTTTAETAAPEDTPSAPPAGEPPVPLPQRLAALPEKEAGAVLLDHVLEKVAVVLGHASGQLVGPDQEFKELGFDSLLSAELSKRLTASTGLKLRANMVLRHPSPRRVTGHVLSLLATREPS, translated from the coding sequence ATGACCACCAACCCCGCAGAGCGCACAGCGGACGGCGCCGACCGGGTCCAGCGGGCCCTGCGCACCCTGCTGGAGGAACGCGACCGGCTCCGGCAGGAGAACGACGCCCTCAAGGCCGGCCACGGCGAGCCCATCGCCGTCGTCGCCATGGCCTGCCGCTACCCCGGAGACGTGTCGAGCCCCGAGGACCTGTGGGAGGTGATCCACGAGGGCCGCGACGTCGTCGGCGCGTTCCCCACCGACCGCGGCTGGCGCGACGTCTACGACCCCGACCCCGACACCGTCGGCACCTCCTACGTCCGCCACGGCGGGTTCCTGTCCGACGTCGCCGGATTCGACGCGGACTTCTTCGGCATCAGCCCCCGCGAGGCCCTCGCCACCGACCCGCAGCAGCGCCTGCTCCTGGAGACCTCCTGGGAGGCCTTCGAGCGGGCCGGCATCGTCCCCGCCACCGTGCGCGGCACCGACGTCGGCGTGTTCACCGGCGTCAGCTCCTCCGAGTACGGCTCCCGCTTCCTGGAAGGGCAGAAGAACGGCCTGGAGGGCTACGTCCTGCACGGCAGCACCCTCAGCGTCGCCTCCGGCCGCGTCGCCTACGAGATGGGCCTGACCGGACCGGCCCTGTCCGTGGACACCGCCTGCTCCTCCTCCCTGGTCGCCCTGCACCTGGCGGCACAGTCCCTGCGGGCGGGGGAGTGCTCCCTGGCGCTGGCGGGCGGCGCCCTGGTGATGTCGACGACCGAACTGTTCGTGGAGTTCTCCCGCCAGAAGGGCCTGGCCCCCGACGGCCGCTGCAAGTCCTTCGCCGCCGGCGCGGACGGCACCGGCTGGGCCGAGGGCGTGGGCGTGCTCCTGCTGGAGAAACTGTCCGACGCCCGCCGCAACGGCCACCCCGTCCTCGCCGTCGTCGCCGGCTCCGCCGTCAACCAGGACGGCGCCAGCAACGGCCTGACCGCCCCCAACGGCCGCGCCCAGGAGAACGTCATCCGCAAGGCGCTGGCGAACGCCCGGGTCAGCGCCCGCGAGGTCGACCTGGTCGAGGCGCACGGCACCGGAACCGTCCTCGGCGACCCCATCGAGGCGGGCGCCCTGCTGGCCGCCTACGGCCAGGACCGCGAGCCGGGCCGGCCCCTGTGGCTGGGATCGCTGAAGTCGAACATGGGCCACGCCCAGGCCGCCGCCGGCGTCGCCTCCGTCATCAAGGCCGTCCAGGCCATCCGCCACCGCCATCTGCCCCGCACCCTGCACGTGGACGCCCCCTCCCCGCACGTGGACTGGACCGCGGCCGGCGTCGAACTGCTCACCCGGGGACGCCGATGGGACAAGCCCCAGGGCCCGCGGCGCGCCGGGGTGTCGTCGTTCGGCGTGAGCGGCACCAACGTGCACGTGATCCTGGAGGAAGCCCCCGAGGACAGCGAACCGGCCCCGCACAGCGAACCGGCCCCGCAGCCAGGCCGCGGCGCACGGGCCGACGCGCAGAGCGGGCCCGCCCCGGCCGCGGGCGTCGCGGGCGGCCTGGTGCCCTGGGTGGTGTCCGCCAAGAGTGCGGCGGCCCTCGAACAGCAGGCGGCCAGACTGCGCGACGCCACCGCCGCCGACACCGGCGTGGACCTCGCCGCCGTCGGCTGGTCGCTGCTGTCCAGCCGCTCACGCTTCGAGCACCGCGCGGTCGTCCTGGGCCGCACCCGCGCCGAACTCCTCGACGGCCTCACCTCCCTGAGCCGGGGCCAGGACAGCCCCGGCGTGGTCCGCGGCCGCGCGGGCACCCCCGGCGGCACCGTCTTCGTCTTCCCCGGACAGGGCTCGCAGTGGGTGGGCATGGGACGCCGGCTCTACGACACCTTCCCCGCCTTCGCCCACTGCCTCGACGCGTGCGCCGAGGCCCTCGCCGAGTGGACCGACTGGTCCCTGCTGGACGTGCTGCGCGCCACCGACGGCGCACCGGGACTGGACCGGGTGGACGTCCTGCAGCCGGCCCTGTTCTCCGTCATGGTGTCGCTCGCCGCCCTGTGGCGGTCCTGGGGCGTGGAACCGGCCGCGGTGATCGGCCACAGCCAGGGCGAGATAGCCGCCGCCCACGTGTGCGGCGCACTGTCCCTGCGCGACGCCACGAAGATCGTGGCCCTGCGCAGCAAGGCACTGGTGGACCTGATCGGACACGGCGCGATGGCCTCGGTCGCCGCACCGGAACAGACCGTCCAGGAGAAGATCGCGCCCTGGAGCGGCCAGGTGAGCGTCGCCGTCGTCAACGGGCCCCGCTCCGTGGTGGTCTCCGGAGAGCCGGAGGCCCTGGACGAGTTCATCGAGAAGATGAACGCCGAAGGCACCCAGGCCCGCAGGATCTCCGTCGACTACGCCTCCCACTCCCACCACGTGACCCGCGTCCGCGAGCAGGTGCTGGGCCCGCTCACCGACCTGACCCCCAGGACATCGACGGTGCCCTTCTGCTCCACCCTGTACGGCGAGGTCATCGACACCACCCGGCTGAACGCCGGCTACTGGTACGACAACCTCCGCGAAAAGGTCCAATTCGCCACATCGGTACGGAAGGTGGCCGACGACGGGTTCCGCGTGTTCATCGAGATGAGCCCGCACCCCGTCCTGACCGTCCCGGTGCAGGAGAGCGTCGAGGACCTCGACGACGCACTCGTCCTGTCCTCGATCCGCCGCAACCGCGACGAGGTCGCCTCCGTCGTCGCCAACCTCGCCCAACTCCACGTCCAGGGCGGCCCGGCGGACCTCACCCCCCTCTTCGGGACCCGCCACCGGGTCGACCTGCCCACCTACGCCTTCCAGCACCGGCGGTACTGGCTCGACTCCACCCGCACCACCACCGCCGAGACCGCCGCCCCCGAGGACACCCCGTCCGCACCGCCCGCCGGCGAGCCGCCCGTCCCCCTGCCGCAACGGCTCGCCGCCCTCCCCGAAAAGGAGGCGGGCGCCGTCCTGCTGGACCACGTCCTGGAGAAGGTCGCCGTCGTCCTCGGACACGCCTCCGGCCAACTCGTGGGCCCCGACCAGGAGTTCAAGGAACTCGGCTTCGACTCCCTGCTCTCGGCGGAACTCAGCAAACGCCTGACCGCCTCCACCGGACTCAAACTGCGGGCGAACATGGTGCTGCGCCACCCCTCGCCCCGCCGCGTCACCGGCCACGTCCTGTCCCTGCTGGCCACCCGCGAACCGAGCTGA